The genomic stretch GTTTGGTCTTTAAACGATAACGCCCCTCTTCGTAGGTTATGTCGAGAGAATCGGGTTTTGAACCCAGATAAGTTCGTAGCTCCATTGGCTCCCGAAGGGGATCAATAGAAGGATTGGTTACTTGGCTGGCATCAAGGACCAGGTGGTCCCAGTAGATTTTAAAGGGCATGGCGTTTCCGGTGGCCGCCAGGAGGACCCCACCGGTGTCGGCCTGCTTGTAGATGTTTTTAATAAACCAAGGGCTCCAGTGGGCATGTTCCCGGAAATCCGAGGGATAACGTCGAATGAAAAGGGCTTCTGTGGGACACATCACCTCACAGCGGTGACAACCGACGCATTTGGTGTGGTCGGCAGTAAGGATCTCCTTTTTCTTGTCATAGGCGTGAACCTCGTAGGAACACTCCCGGATGCAGCGTTTGCACTTAATGCACCGGTCCTCAAGGCGCTCCACATAAAAATCCGGATAGAACTTGGCAAAGGAGACGATCTTTTTCTTCTTTTTTGTGGCCATCTCTCCCCCTACTAAGAGGACTCTTAAAGTGGACGGAAGTTATAAAATAACAGCCGGTGGTGTCAAGGGTAGGGGAAGGATTTTTCTCTATTCTTGGAGAAGACGGGTTATAACCTGGCGTAGTTCTTCGATGTCGAAGGGTTTGCTGAGAATATAGTCGGCCTTCTTTTCGTGGGCCAACTCTTCAGCATAGTAACCAAAGCCGGTAATGGCGATTACCGGAACCTCCGGATGCTCCCGTTTGATAATGGTTATGAGGCCAATCCCAGAAACATAGGGCATGGTGAGGTCGGTGATTACTAAATCAAACTGGCCTTCTTTTAAGGCCTTCATACCTTTTAGACCATCTTCAGCAGTAATTACCTCATAGCCGACATATTGAAGGTAATCTCTCAACATAGAAAGAACTTCTAAATCATCTTCTACCACTAAAATTCGCTTATTATCGGCCATAGGCTACTCCATGATTTACTTAGTTATTGCTCAATTCTAAAAAACCTTTAGAAATAAAAAGATAAAAAATCTTTGGATAACCAATACTTTTAACAAAAAATCTACCAAATTGCCAATATCCAGAAAGATTGAGTTTTAGGGTCTAAAAAGTTGGCCATCTCTCTAAATGATGTGGGGTTAGCCGGAACCACGGAAAGAATCTAAAAACGCTTATATTATTTTTCAATCGTCTAAAATCCCTGGGGGCTTTAAAATTTCTTTTTAGCTGGCTTCTTGTGGCCATTTGGTGGTCGTGCTAGAAATAAAAACCGTTTTTCCCTTAAGCTCCCGGTTAAAGCAAGGAGGCACCTATGGCCATAACTAAAGAAGAGGTTCTTCATGTAGCCCATCTGGCCCGTCTTGAATTCTCCAGTGAAGAAATTGAAGTTTTTACCCGGCAACTGGCGGAGATCTTGGAGTATGTTAAGCAGCTAGATAGCCTTGATACGGCCCAAATTCCTCCTACCACCCATGCCTTGGCCCTGACCAACGCCTTTAGAGACGATGAGGTCTGTCCCTCCATAGATATAGAGAAGACCCTGGCTAATGCTCCCGAAAGGGAAGGGCGCTTTTTTGTCGTTCCCCGGGTGATCAAATCCTAAGCGAGGAGGAGGCAATGGAACCCTTCCGTCTGACTATGCACGAACTTCTGGATCTCCTTAGATCCGGCCAGATAACCTCTGAAGAGGCTACCAGAAGCGTCCTTGAACGGATAGAGGCCGTTGATCCCCAAGTGAAGGCCTATATTACGGTCTGTGCTGAGGAGGCCTTGGGTGCAGCTCGACAGGCTGATGAGGCCAGGGCTCGGGGGAAGGAGGCCCCTCTTCTTGGATGTCCTATCTCCATAAAAGATGTCATCTGCACTCAAGGAATACGAACTACCTGTGGCTCTAAAATGTTAGAGAACTTTATCCCACCCTATGATGCCACGGTTGTTGAGAGACTTAAGGCCGCCGGGGCAGTGATTGTGGGCAAGACCAACATGGACGAATTTGCCATGGGATCCTCCACCGAGAACTCGGCCTTCTTCCCTACGGCCAATCCCTGGGATCTTTCTCGTATCCCCGGAGGATCAAGCGGCGGCTCTGCAGCGGCAGTGGCTGCCGATGAGTGCCTGGCTTCGCTTGGTTCAGACACCGGAGGATCTATCCGGCAACCTGCCTCCCACTGCGGCATTGTGGGCCTTAAGCCCACCTATGGCCGGGTCTCCCGTTTTGGCCTGGTGGCCTTTGCCTCCTCCCTGGACCAAATCGGCCCGATGACCAAGGATGTCACCGATGCCGCTTTACTTCTTTCGGTAATTTCCGGCTATGATGCCAAAGACTCCACCTCGGTGGCCGAACCAGTTCCAGATTACCGCCAGTTTCTCAAGGTGGATCTTAAAGGTCTTAAAATAGGCGTCCCTAGGGAGTATTTCATCCCCGGTATGGATCAAGAAGTGGAAAGTGCCGTCAAAGAGGCCCTCATCATAATGGAAAAAGAGGGGGCCGAGTTGGTGGAGATCTCCCTTCCCCACAGTCAGTATGCCGTTGCCGCCTACTATATAATTGCCCCGGCTGAGGCCAGCTCTAATTTGGCCCGATATGATGGAGTCAAATACGGTTTCAGGGCCCAGGAATACACGGATCTTTTATCTCTATACAAAAAGACCCGCTCAGAGGGATTTGGGGCAGAGGTCAAGCGGCGGATCATGCTCGGTACTTATGCCCTTTCGGCTGGCTATTATGATGCCTTCTATCTTAAGGCCAGTCGAGTCCGAACCCTAATCGTTGAGGACTTTAAAAAGGCCTTTGCCCTCTGTGATGTCATCGCCACCCCAGTGGCTCCTACTCCGGCCTTTGCTCGGGGTGAGAAACTGGATGATCCTCTGCAGATGTATCTCTCGGATGTCTTCACGATTGCCACCAATCTGGCCGGAATTCCCGGAATCTCTATCCCCTGTGGTTTTAGTAAAGAAGGCTTGCCGATCGGTCTTCAGCTCATGGCCCCCCATTTTGAAGAAGGACGTCTCCTTCAGGTAGCTTACTCTTTTGAACAACTGACTGATTTCCACCGGCGAAGGCCATCCCTTTAGTCAAGAAAATGGCCATATTTGTCGAAACTATCAGAGGAAAAGTTCAATCGTCAGTCCTTAGGGGTCAAAGAGGAGGGCCTTTTTGCAGAAGATACCCATCAGTTTAGCCCGTGAAGGTATGATCTTGGCTAAAGAGGTGACCGATTCGGCCGGGCGGGTTCTGTGCGGTCCGGGCACCGAACTTAGCCAGCGCCTTCTTGACCGCCTGGCCAACATGGGGGTTCAATTTGTGGTGGTTGAGGGGCATCCGGTGGCCATGCCGGGAGAAAAGAGCCTGGAGGAGAGACTGGCCGAGCTAGAAAGACGCTTTGAAAAGGTAGCTGGAGATCCGGTTTTAGCGATGCTCAAGGAGGTCATTCAGGAGACCATGATGGAAAAGGGGTAGGGAGATGGAAGAAAAAAAGATTCAGATCAAAAAAAGACTTAAGAACCTTCAGTCCCTCCCCACCCTTCCCACCATAATTACCAAGCTCACCAAGATGGTTGCCGACGAAAAGACTACCGCTGTTCAGCTGGGAGCGGTAATTGAGAAGGATCAGGTTCTTACCAGCAAGCTTCTAAAGATGGTCAACTCGGCCTTTTTTGGCTTCCCGAAGAGGATCTCCACGGTGGCTAATGCCATTGTGTTGCTGGGATTTAACGTCATAAAGACCTTGATAATCACCTCTTCTATCTTTGAGACCATGCAGAGTGAGGATGTTGGCCTCTGGGAACATTCCTTGGGCTGTGCCGCTGCCGCTGGAATTATGGCCCGAAGGCTGGAGATAAAAGATCCGGAGGAGGTTTCTACCGCGGCCCTTATCCATGATCTGGGCAAGGTGGTTCTCCGAACCGAGTTTCCAGAAGACTATGAGAAAATTGCCACTTTGGTTAAAGAAAAGGGGTTATATTTCTGGCAGGCAGAGCAGGCTATTCTGGGGGTTGATCACGCCACTATTGGTGGCTGGCTCACCAGACAATGGAATCTGCCCGATCGC from Thermosulfuriphilus ammonigenes encodes the following:
- the gatC gene encoding Asp-tRNA(Asn)/Glu-tRNA(Gln) amidotransferase subunit GatC, whose amino-acid sequence is MAITKEEVLHVAHLARLEFSSEEIEVFTRQLAEILEYVKQLDSLDTAQIPPTTHALALTNAFRDDEVCPSIDIEKTLANAPEREGRFFVVPRVIKS
- a CDS encoding HDOD domain-containing protein, whose amino-acid sequence is MEEKKIQIKKRLKNLQSLPTLPTIITKLTKMVADEKTTAVQLGAVIEKDQVLTSKLLKMVNSAFFGFPKRISTVANAIVLLGFNVIKTLIITSSIFETMQSEDVGLWEHSLGCAAAAGIMARRLEIKDPEEVSTAALIHDLGKVVLRTEFPEDYEKIATLVKEKGLYFWQAEQAILGVDHATIGGWLTRQWNLPDRLVEPIDCHHHPSEAKHFPDVAAVVHFADILIKGLGYGFSGDPFVPPLNPQAWKELGFRREDLKEILAELDDRLMELQTFTLEMQAL
- a CDS encoding response regulator codes for the protein MADNKRILVVEDDLEVLSMLRDYLQYVGYEVITAEDGLKGMKALKEGQFDLVITDLTMPYVSGIGLITIIKREHPEVPVIAITGFGYYAEELAHEKKADYILSKPFDIEELRQVITRLLQE
- the gatA gene encoding Asp-tRNA(Asn)/Glu-tRNA(Gln) amidotransferase subunit GatA; the encoded protein is MEPFRLTMHELLDLLRSGQITSEEATRSVLERIEAVDPQVKAYITVCAEEALGAARQADEARARGKEAPLLGCPISIKDVICTQGIRTTCGSKMLENFIPPYDATVVERLKAAGAVIVGKTNMDEFAMGSSTENSAFFPTANPWDLSRIPGGSSGGSAAAVAADECLASLGSDTGGSIRQPASHCGIVGLKPTYGRVSRFGLVAFASSLDQIGPMTKDVTDAALLLSVISGYDAKDSTSVAEPVPDYRQFLKVDLKGLKIGVPREYFIPGMDQEVESAVKEALIIMEKEGAELVEISLPHSQYAVAAYYIIAPAEASSNLARYDGVKYGFRAQEYTDLLSLYKKTRSEGFGAEVKRRIMLGTYALSAGYYDAFYLKASRVRTLIVEDFKKAFALCDVIATPVAPTPAFARGEKLDDPLQMYLSDVFTIATNLAGIPGISIPCGFSKEGLPIGLQLMAPHFEEGRLLQVAYSFEQLTDFHRRRPSL